One Mesorhizobium sp. B2-1-1 DNA window includes the following coding sequences:
- a CDS encoding EAL domain-containing protein, whose amino-acid sequence MTWTSLPAVIALAVLLTAGIFADHQNSIVTEQALRVDVAKEMNLVRAKLEGNVNGDLQLARGLVATIVTEPNMSQARFAKLAKSLFREKTQIRNIAGAPDLVVSLMYPREGNEKAIGLDFREDEKLREAVLRARDNKQLVLAGPVELKQGGQAFIGRFPVFLDRDGPRETFWGIVAAVIDVPKLYADSGLLDKNLPIEIALTGKDALGRSGARFYGPAYVTEQDPVTSEVRLPTGSWQISAIPKGGWNTTPRNAWILRLTMLIGGALVVVPIVFAGRLLNQRYKHYADLRRGERRLAQLSERLELALDASQIGVWEQDLDSDIIFWDDRLNEIYGKSADGEPRTFEEWSRSIHPDDLDEAKRDFAQGIATGIYSSQYRVVLPNGVVRHVRVRAKTYRDGTDHKMVGAEWDVTADVIQTRELERAKDLAETRSAELEAATARNEHTALHDSLTGLPNRRHLDTMLDSYAVTGSTPGSGAALLHLDLDRFKQINGTLGHAIGDAVLIHTAKELTSTVRSSDFVARVGGDEFVVVCRRDISTDQLKQLADRIIHRLRQPIPYKDHQCRIGVSIGIAVDADGPIDGPRLMVNADIALYRAKSRGRNRYEFFTQDLHSEIIRTKRVADEILAGLERNEFVPHYQLQFDAKTLEVAGVEALARWNHPADGLQTPAGFLKIAEELNVVSIIDRLVLEQTLHDLDRWQRAGLLVPRASVNVSARRLQDEELITSLTSLSIKPGTVSFELLESIFLDDNDELMIWNVNQIKELGIDIEIDDFGTGHASIVSLLKLQPRRLKIARQLVGPIARSAQQREVVQSIVQIGRSLGVEVIAEGVETMQQAKVLKNLGCDILQGYALSRPMTAHGITKLLNNRRMLAAS is encoded by the coding sequence ATGACCTGGACCAGTCTTCCGGCAGTGATCGCCCTTGCGGTGCTGTTAACTGCCGGAATTTTTGCGGACCATCAAAACAGCATTGTAACCGAGCAGGCATTGCGCGTTGACGTTGCGAAGGAGATGAACCTCGTTCGCGCCAAACTTGAGGGTAATGTCAACGGAGACCTTCAACTGGCGCGTGGTCTGGTCGCGACGATCGTTACTGAACCGAACATGAGCCAAGCTCGCTTTGCCAAACTGGCAAAGAGCCTCTTTCGCGAGAAGACACAGATCAGAAACATTGCCGGCGCCCCTGACCTGGTCGTCTCGTTGATGTATCCGAGGGAAGGCAATGAAAAAGCGATAGGGCTGGACTTCCGCGAAGACGAAAAGCTGCGCGAAGCAGTACTTCGGGCACGCGATAACAAGCAACTGGTGTTAGCCGGGCCGGTAGAACTCAAACAAGGAGGTCAGGCATTCATCGGGCGATTTCCTGTCTTCCTTGACCGTGACGGCCCTCGCGAGACGTTCTGGGGCATAGTGGCCGCCGTGATCGACGTTCCGAAGCTGTACGCGGACAGCGGTCTTTTAGACAAGAACCTGCCAATCGAAATCGCTCTGACAGGTAAGGACGCTCTCGGGAGAAGCGGGGCGCGATTTTACGGTCCCGCGTACGTGACGGAACAAGATCCCGTCACTTCCGAGGTGCGGTTGCCGACAGGATCTTGGCAAATTTCCGCCATTCCCAAGGGTGGCTGGAACACCACGCCCCGCAACGCCTGGATTTTGCGACTAACAATGCTCATCGGCGGCGCCCTGGTCGTGGTTCCGATCGTCTTTGCGGGGCGGCTTCTCAATCAGCGGTATAAGCATTACGCCGATCTGCGCCGCGGCGAACGACGACTGGCACAGCTTTCAGAGAGGCTGGAGCTTGCGCTTGACGCCTCGCAAATTGGCGTCTGGGAGCAGGATCTCGACTCGGACATTATATTCTGGGACGACCGCCTGAACGAAATCTATGGCAAGTCAGCAGATGGCGAACCAAGAACCTTCGAAGAGTGGTCAAGATCGATCCACCCTGACGATCTCGACGAGGCTAAGCGGGATTTCGCGCAAGGGATCGCAACCGGCATATACTCTTCGCAATATCGTGTGGTGCTTCCCAATGGAGTTGTCCGACACGTCCGCGTGCGTGCCAAGACTTACAGGGACGGCACCGATCACAAAATGGTTGGCGCGGAATGGGACGTGACGGCGGATGTGATCCAGACACGGGAACTGGAACGGGCAAAGGATCTCGCCGAAACGAGGAGTGCTGAGCTTGAGGCGGCGACAGCGCGCAATGAGCATACGGCGCTTCACGACTCACTGACCGGCCTTCCGAATCGCCGCCACCTTGACACGATGCTCGATAGCTACGCCGTCACAGGCTCAACGCCTGGCAGCGGCGCCGCGCTTCTGCATCTTGATCTCGATCGTTTCAAACAGATAAATGGCACGCTCGGCCATGCCATCGGCGACGCCGTGCTGATCCATACCGCAAAGGAGCTGACATCAACTGTTCGCTCATCAGACTTCGTTGCCCGAGTCGGAGGCGATGAGTTTGTGGTAGTCTGCAGACGCGATATCTCAACTGATCAGCTTAAACAGCTGGCCGACCGCATCATACATAGATTGCGGCAGCCGATTCCCTACAAGGACCATCAATGCCGTATCGGCGTTAGCATCGGGATCGCAGTCGATGCGGACGGTCCCATCGACGGCCCACGCCTGATGGTCAACGCGGATATAGCCCTTTACCGGGCCAAGAGTCGGGGACGCAATCGATATGAGTTCTTCACCCAGGACCTCCACTCTGAGATCATCCGGACCAAACGGGTAGCCGACGAGATCCTCGCAGGGTTGGAACGCAACGAGTTTGTTCCACATTACCAGCTACAGTTCGATGCCAAAACGCTGGAGGTTGCGGGCGTTGAGGCGCTGGCGCGCTGGAACCATCCCGCCGACGGACTTCAGACGCCAGCCGGGTTCCTCAAGATTGCTGAAGAGTTGAATGTCGTTTCAATTATTGACCGACTAGTACTGGAACAAACCCTCCACGACCTTGATCGCTGGCAGAGGGCCGGCCTCCTGGTTCCGCGCGCTTCGGTGAACGTCTCCGCGAGACGGCTTCAGGACGAGGAGCTGATCACCAGCCTGACGTCACTTTCGATAAAACCAGGAACCGTTTCGTTCGAACTTCTAGAATCAATCTTCCTCGACGACAACGATGAGCTTATGATCTGGAACGTCAACCAGATCAAGGAACTCGGAATCGACATCGAAATTGACGATTTCGGCACCGGCCATGCGTCGATTGTCAGCTTGCTCAAGCTTCAACCGCGACGGTTGAAAATTGCACGCCAGCTAGTTGGTCCAATCGCCAGGTCAGCCCAGCAGCGAGAGGTCGTACAATCGATTGTGCAGATTGGCCGGTCCTTGGGCGTGGAGGTCATCGCCGAAGGTGTCGAGACGATGCAGCAGGCCAAGGTCCTCAAGAATTTAGGCTGTGACATCTTGCAAGGCTATGCGCTGAGCCGACCAATGACCGCACACGGCATCACGAAGTTGTTAAACAACCGGCGAATGCTCGCAGCATCATGA